A genome region from Candidatus Saganbacteria bacterium includes the following:
- a CDS encoding YraN family protein: MGKLSYQLGIEGENTAAAYLKQQGFSIIERNFRSQQGEIDIIARDKNYLVFVEVKSYSFRSNSLPIHAVQKNKRGSIIHAARFYLYKNKLQNEYCRFDVVAIYKDFSGKTNVDHIKNAFGIK; encoded by the coding sequence ATGGGTAAACTTAGTTATCAACTTGGAATCGAGGGCGAAAATACTGCAGCGGCTTATCTCAAGCAACAAGGCTTCTCGATCATCGAAAGAAATTTCAGGTCGCAGCAAGGCGAGATAGATATTATAGCAAGAGATAAGAATTATTTGGTCTTCGTCGAAGTAAAATCGTATTCGTTCAGAAGCAATTCTCTCCCCATTCATGCCGTGCAAAAAAACAAGCGCGGATCGATTATCCACGCGGCAAGATTTTATCTCTATAAAAACAAACTACAAAACGAATACTGCAGATTCGATGTTGTCGCCATTTATAAAGATTTTTCCGGCAAAACGAATGTCGACCATATTAAAAATGCATTTGG
- a CDS encoding ORF6N domain-containing protein, which yields MPNIIPIETIENKIYLIRGLKVMLASDLAKLYGVKTKALNQAVKRNSRRFPSDFMFKLTAEEAKRIIQAKEPNSRSQIVTLNRGSNIKYLPYAFTEQGVSMLSSVLSSNNAIDVNIAIMRTFVKLRRFLSNNKDLAQKLKELERKYEKHDIEIQTVFEAIRELMMPKEKPTKKFGFQNG from the coding sequence ATGCCAAACATTATTCCAATAGAAACAATAGAGAATAAAATTTATCTGATACGCGGGCTTAAGGTTATGCTTGCTTCCGATCTGGCAAAACTCTATGGGGTTAAAACAAAAGCCCTTAATCAAGCCGTTAAAAGAAACTCGAGGCGCTTTCCCTCGGATTTTATGTTTAAGCTGACGGCAGAAGAAGCAAAAAGAATCATCCAGGCAAAAGAACCCAATTCAAGGTCACAAATTGTGACCTTGAACAGAGGATCAAACATAAAATATCTCCCCTACGCTTTCACCGAACAAGGGGTTTCAATGCTATCTTCCGTTTTAAGCAGTAATAACGCAATTGATGTGAATATTGCAATTATGCGAACTTTTGTAAAATTACGGAGATTTCTTTCTAATAATAAAGATTTAGCCCAAAAGCTCAAAGAACTTGAAAGAAAATACGAAAAACACGATATTGAAATTCAAACGGTATTTGAAGCAATTAGAGAACTAATGATGCCAAAAGAAAAACCGACAAAGAAATTTGGTTTCCAAAATGGGTAA
- a CDS encoding HU family DNA-binding protein — protein sequence MNKQELCNYVSGKTKLSKTQCLNMLDNTIEAISGALKKGQEVRLVGFGTWKKAKRKARMGRNPQTGKAIKISARNVVKFSTGQQLFDMIN from the coding sequence ATGAACAAACAAGAACTTTGTAATTATGTATCAGGAAAAACAAAGCTTTCAAAAACACAATGCTTAAACATGTTGGACAATACGATCGAAGCTATCTCTGGCGCGCTAAAAAAGGGCCAAGAAGTAAGGTTGGTAGGTTTTGGCACATGGAAAAAAGCAAAAAGAAAAGCTCGCATGGGCCGCAATCCTCAAACAGGGAAAGCGATCAAGATCTCGGCGCGCAATGTCGTAAAATTCAGCACAGGACAGCAACTTTTCGACATGATCAACTAA
- a CDS encoding ribonuclease HII translates to MPSSKWENFLIKQGFQYIAGVDEVGRGPLAGPVVAAAVILPTKHKFKGINDSKKLKDSARQKLFIKIKKHAVAIGVGIVDEKTIDRINIAQASLLAMEYAVDSLIPKGEVLLVDGKCDIKSSIPQQHIVKGDSKCVSIAAASIIAKVIRDKIMGEYDILYPNYGFNKHKGYGTELHIKNILEFGPCAIHRRSFNPMASSTVSPNPLDFEQTSLIH, encoded by the coding sequence ATGCCCTCTTCCAAATGGGAAAATTTTCTTATAAAACAAGGATTCCAATATATAGCAGGCGTTGATGAAGTTGGCCGCGGACCGCTTGCAGGCCCCGTCGTTGCCGCCGCAGTAATTCTTCCTACAAAACACAAGTTCAAAGGCATTAACGATTCCAAGAAATTAAAAGACTCGGCAAGGCAGAAATTATTTATAAAAATAAAAAAGCATGCGGTCGCGATCGGCGTCGGGATAGTTGACGAAAAAACGATCGATCGTATAAATATTGCGCAGGCATCACTTCTTGCGATGGAATACGCAGTCGACAGCTTGATCCCCAAAGGGGAAGTTTTATTGGTCGATGGGAAGTGCGATATAAAATCATCCATCCCTCAACAGCATATAGTGAAGGGTGATTCAAAATGCGTATCGATCGCCGCGGCGTCTATTATCGCAAAAGTCATAAGGGATAAAATAATGGGCGAGTACGATATTTTATATCCGAATTATGGATTTAATAAGCATAAAGGATATGGGACTGAATTGCATATAAAAAATATTTTGGAATTCGGGCCATGCGCAATCCACCGCCGATCCTTCAACCCAATGGCTAGCTCCACGGTTTCCCCGAATCCGCTTGACTTTGAGCAGACCTCGCTGATACACTAA
- the lepB gene encoding signal peptidase I, with translation MPTFDAFKKWLREWAETLIVAFLMAIVIRAFFIQVFWIPSGSMEPTLNINDRIIVNKLAYGVQNPLFESFKERSFLYIIPNPLFSRPIFLSDKQYFLDFHRGPKRFDIVVFKLYDRELNRKDLIKRVIGMPGEKWEIKQGIVYINDKPLKETHQMFNDYYDLKTMPATFGPKIIPNDSYFVMGDNRPNSADSRYWGFLPKSQLVGPAFLRIWPLWQFGLI, from the coding sequence GTGCCGACTTTCGACGCTTTCAAGAAATGGCTCCGCGAATGGGCCGAAACATTGATCGTCGCCTTCTTGATGGCGATAGTTATTCGCGCATTTTTTATACAGGTTTTCTGGATCCCGTCTGGGTCCATGGAACCGACGCTCAATATAAATGATAGAATAATCGTCAACAAGTTAGCTTACGGCGTACAAAACCCACTATTCGAATCGTTCAAAGAAAGATCATTTCTATATATTATCCCAAACCCTCTTTTTAGTCGTCCTATATTTTTATCGGACAAACAGTATTTTCTCGATTTTCACAGGGGACCGAAACGTTTTGATATTGTCGTGTTCAAACTTTACGACAGAGAGCTCAACAGAAAAGATCTAATTAAAAGAGTGATCGGAATGCCGGGAGAAAAATGGGAAATAAAACAAGGGATCGTTTATATCAATGACAAGCCGCTCAAAGAAACCCACCAAATGTTCAATGACTATTATGATCTCAAAACTATGCCTGCAACTTTCGGGCCAAAGATCATCCCTAACGATTCCTATTTTGTAATGGGAGATAATAGGCCTAACTCGGCCGACTCAAGATATTGGGGATTCCTTCCAAAGAGCCAGCTTGTAGGCCCGGCCTTCCTTAGGATATGGCCTCTTTGGCAATTTGGTCTGATATAA
- the rplS gene encoding 50S ribosomal protein L19 — translation MKRIAEIETGQLKEKVAAFNVGDTVKVFSKIVEGDKERLQAFEGIVIKKQSGSSRKMFTVRKLVQGIGVEKSFPLHSPKVDRIQVIKSGKVRRAKLYYLRNKIGGAATRVEEASK, via the coding sequence ATGAAAAGAATAGCAGAAATTGAAACAGGACAGTTAAAAGAAAAGGTCGCGGCATTCAATGTCGGCGACACTGTCAAGGTTTTCTCAAAGATAGTTGAAGGCGACAAAGAGCGTCTGCAGGCGTTTGAGGGGATAGTGATCAAAAAACAAAGCGGAAGCAGCAGGAAGATGTTCACCGTCCGAAAGCTTGTACAGGGCATAGGCGTTGAAAAGTCGTTCCCGCTCCATTCGCCAAAAGTCGATCGCATCCAAGTTATCAAATCAGGAAAGGTCAGGCGCGCCAAGCTTTATTATTTGAGGAATAAAATCGGAGGCGCGGCCACAAGGGTCGAAGAGGCCTCCAAATAG
- a CDS encoding RNA methyltransferase yields the protein MAPKIYIALLHHPVYNKRKEVVTTCITGFDLHDIARTALTYGVAKYFVINPLPAQIKFAQRILNCWKSEKSFVNNWTRAEAFSRMEIKKSLDEAIKKIGNPIIVATSARRLNKSVSFDALKAKIKKRGRPYLFLFGTGWGMTEELLDRADMVLAPVKGRGSYNHLSVRAAVAIILDRLFGR from the coding sequence ATGGCTCCTAAAATCTACATTGCATTGCTCCATCATCCGGTGTATAATAAGAGAAAAGAGGTCGTTACAACCTGCATCACGGGGTTCGATCTCCACGATATAGCTCGCACAGCGCTGACTTACGGTGTTGCCAAATATTTTGTCATAAATCCGCTGCCTGCGCAAATAAAATTCGCACAGCGGATTTTAAATTGCTGGAAGAGCGAAAAGAGTTTTGTCAATAATTGGACCCGGGCAGAAGCTTTTAGCCGGATGGAGATCAAGAAAAGCCTGGATGAAGCGATAAAGAAGATCGGAAACCCGATAATTGTGGCGACATCCGCAAGACGCCTGAATAAGTCCGTATCTTTTGATGCTCTTAAAGCAAAAATTAAAAAGAGGGGAAGGCCTTATCTTTTCTTGTTCGGGACTGGATGGGGAATGACCGAAGAGTTATTGGATCGGGCGGACATGGTCCTGGCTCCGGTCAAAGGCCGAGGCAGTTATAACCATTTATCAGTCAGGGCTGCAGTTGCGATCATATTGGATAGATTGTTTGGGAGGTAA
- the trmD gene encoding tRNA (guanosine(37)-N1)-methyltransferase TrmD has product MKINVLTLFPEMFEGPFSSSLIKKAIEKKILALNIINIRDFTEDKHKTADDSPYGGGAGMVMKPEPIYNAIKTLYPLSFSPLSRGRCPELCRGTEGVKIIYMSPTGKQLTNDKAKELSKEENLIIICGHYEGIDERIRKNLVTDEISIGDYVLTGGELPAMVLIDSVSRHIPDVVKEEDSLINDSFYNGLLDHPSYTKPEVFNGENIPAVLMSGHHEEIARYRRKEALRSTFFKRPELLATAKLKKEDTKLLEDIINGS; this is encoded by the coding sequence ATGAAGATTAACGTCCTAACTCTCTTCCCAGAGATGTTCGAGGGCCCCTTTTCATCGAGTCTCATTAAAAAAGCGATCGAAAAAAAGATCCTCGCATTAAATATCATTAATATCAGGGATTTTACAGAGGATAAGCACAAAACAGCGGATGATTCGCCATACGGCGGCGGCGCCGGAATGGTAATGAAACCCGAGCCGATCTACAATGCAATAAAAACTCTTTACCCCCTCTCTTTCTCCCCCTTATCAAGGGGGAGATGTCCCGAGCTCTGTCGAGGGACAGAGGGGGTCAAAATCATCTATATGTCCCCTACCGGCAAACAATTAACTAATGATAAAGCAAAAGAACTTTCAAAAGAAGAAAACTTAATTATTATTTGCGGCCATTATGAAGGTATAGATGAAAGAATAAGAAAAAATCTGGTTACAGATGAAATAAGCATTGGAGATTATGTATTAACTGGCGGAGAATTGCCTGCGATGGTCTTAATCGATAGCGTTTCTCGACACATTCCGGATGTCGTGAAAGAAGAAGATTCCCTAATTAATGATTCTTTTTATAACGGGTTGCTTGATCACCCGAGCTATACAAAGCCTGAAGTGTTTAACGGCGAAAATATTCCCGCGGTTTTAATGTCCGGCCACCACGAAGAAATCGCGCGCTACCGCAGAAAAGAAGCGCTCCGATCAACATTTTTTAAGAGGCCGGAACTGCTAGCGACCGCAAAGCTCAAAAAAGAAGACACTAAGCTCCTGGAGGACATAATAAATGGCTCCTAA
- a CDS encoding YlqD family protein, translated as MADKNSVELKRVVMVKAIVTEAFKDNLIKELDRAVKNLEAQESQMNNQSKNYLEDLKKKGLMQKAVAFKNQLEEEKTRQAAAKSDLLMKIEEAKRLTVGSEFVQGPLEGPVNVSVGDNLYKKVGGAEILVKDGIIQEIRGVE; from the coding sequence ATGGCAGATAAAAATTCGGTTGAGTTGAAAAGAGTCGTTATGGTAAAGGCGATCGTAACAGAGGCATTTAAAGACAATTTGATCAAAGAACTTGACAGGGCCGTAAAAAACCTTGAAGCGCAAGAATCACAAATGAACAATCAAAGCAAAAATTATCTTGAAGACCTCAAGAAAAAAGGATTAATGCAGAAAGCTGTAGCTTTCAAAAACCAGCTTGAGGAAGAAAAAACAAGGCAAGCGGCCGCGAAATCTGATCTTTTGATGAAGATCGAAGAAGCAAAAAGGCTAACAGTAGGATCAGAGTTCGTCCAAGGCCCGCTTGAAGGCCCGGTCAATGTTTCTGTCGGCGACAATTTGTACAAAAAAGTCGGCGGGGCCGAAATATTGGTCAAAGACGGGATCATTCAAGAAATTCGCGGCGTAGAATAG
- a CDS encoding KH domain-containing protein translates to MKELVEYIVRSLVEFPDQISITETPGDKLAIIEVRVAEADMGKVIGKEGKIANAIRTVAKAAAGKEQIRVNVEFISKSA, encoded by the coding sequence ATGAAAGAGCTTGTCGAGTACATTGTAAGATCTCTGGTTGAATTTCCCGACCAAATTTCTATAACCGAAACCCCGGGAGATAAGCTGGCGATAATCGAGGTCAGAGTAGCGGAAGCCGATATGGGCAAAGTGATCGGAAAAGAAGGAAAGATAGCGAACGCGATAAGGACCGTGGCAAAAGCCGCCGCGGGAAAAGAACAAATTAGAGTAAATGTCGAATTTATCTCAAAATCCGCCTGA
- the rpsP gene encoding 30S ribosomal protein S16: MAVKLKLQRVGTKSKPKYRLIAQETRTKLGGNLVEILGEYDPRQTNAFINFKKEKVEKWLKVGAQTTDKVRYLLGKAGIMPPMDTSKLVQRKPKKEAPAVEAKPEASAAPAEKAPEAAA, encoded by the coding sequence ATGGCGGTAAAGTTAAAACTACAAAGAGTAGGAACAAAAAGCAAACCAAAATATAGGCTGATAGCTCAAGAGACAAGGACAAAGCTCGGGGGGAATCTTGTTGAGATACTTGGCGAATACGATCCTAGACAAACGAACGCATTCATCAATTTCAAAAAAGAAAAAGTTGAAAAATGGCTCAAAGTTGGAGCACAAACAACCGATAAAGTAAGATATTTGCTTGGAAAAGCAGGCATCATGCCTCCAATGGATACGTCAAAACTCGTCCAGCGCAAACCAAAGAAAGAAGCCCCGGCGGTTGAAGCAAAGCCTGAAGCATCTGCAGCCCCCGCAGAAAAAGCTCCAGAGGCCGCGGCATGA
- a CDS encoding chorismate synthase: MLRFLTAGESHGKSLAAILDGMVAHLPLSENDIIPELQRRQAGSGRGARMKIETGKIEILSGIRGGQTIGSPISIIIPNLAREKWDEPFTCLRPGHADLAGAMKFNQKDLRDVLERSSARETAARVVIGAICKKFLAEFNIVITSAIVQIGGKSEKFEIQNLIEKAKEEGDSLGGVFEVKIENVSYGLGSFMQWDKRLSGVLAQSLMSIPAIKGVEIGLGFAQTRLPGSKVHDEIFYENKKFVRRTNNAGGLEGGISNSMPIVLRAAMKPISTMVKPLKSVDLKTKKQTLAHVERADVCAVEAAAVVGEAMSAFTIANAFLEKFGGDSLEEVKDNFASFQKRSSVL, encoded by the coding sequence ATGCTTAGATTTTTAACAGCGGGCGAGTCGCACGGAAAATCATTGGCCGCAATATTGGACGGGATGGTCGCGCATCTCCCCCTTTCTGAAAACGATATAATTCCCGAACTCCAAAGAAGGCAGGCAGGCTCCGGCCGCGGGGCGCGGATGAAGATCGAAACAGGCAAGATCGAAATATTATCCGGAATACGCGGCGGGCAAACTATCGGATCGCCGATCTCGATCATTATCCCAAACCTTGCGCGAGAAAAATGGGATGAGCCGTTCACGTGTTTGCGCCCCGGTCATGCAGACCTCGCCGGAGCCATGAAATTCAACCAAAAAGATCTAAGGGATGTGCTTGAACGATCATCTGCCCGTGAAACCGCCGCAAGAGTGGTTATCGGCGCAATATGCAAAAAGTTTTTGGCGGAATTTAATATTGTAATAACAAGCGCTATTGTGCAGATCGGCGGGAAATCCGAAAAATTCGAGATACAGAATCTCATTGAAAAGGCAAAAGAAGAAGGAGATTCCCTTGGAGGCGTGTTTGAGGTCAAGATAGAGAATGTGTCGTACGGCCTCGGGAGCTTTATGCAATGGGACAAACGATTGAGCGGAGTGCTCGCACAATCATTAATGAGCATCCCAGCTATCAAAGGCGTCGAGATCGGTCTTGGATTCGCGCAAACAAGGCTCCCGGGATCTAAAGTCCACGACGAAATATTTTATGAAAACAAAAAATTCGTAAGGCGCACAAATAATGCCGGCGGTTTAGAAGGTGGAATATCCAATAGTATGCCTATCGTGTTAAGGGCGGCCATGAAGCCCATATCCACAATGGTTAAACCTCTAAAATCTGTGGATCTTAAGACAAAAAAACAAACTTTGGCGCATGTTGAGAGGGCGGACGTTTGCGCCGTCGAAGCCGCAGCGGTTGTCGGCGAGGCCATGTCTGCATTTACGATAGCAAACGCTTTTTTGGAAAAATTCGGCGGCGATTCCCTCGAAGAAGTCAAAGATAATTTTGCTTCTTTCCAAAAAAGATCGTCTGTGTTATAA